Below is a genomic region from Mesorhizobium sp..
GGCGGATGCCGATCCCGCCTTTCGTGCCGCCCTGCTGTCCGAGGCGGTGGAACAGCTGCTGTCCGGCGATATCGACACAGGGAAAGCTGTACTGCGCAGCTTCCTCAACGCGACCGTCGGCTTCGAGGAACTGGCCGCGCGCTCTGGCATTCCGGCAAAGAGCCTGATGCGCATGTTCGGCCCGAAGGGAAATCCGACGGCTGCGAGCCTGTTTACGGTCATCTCCTCCTTGCAGAAGGCGACCGGCGTTCAGCTCGAGGTGACAGCGGACGCGGCGTAGCCGCATCCGGGCAGCCTGCCCTCAGTGCCGGAAATGCCGCATCCCGGTAAACACCATCGCGATGCCGGCCGCGTCCGCGGCATCGATCACCGCGTGGTCGTTGACCGAGCCGCCCGGCTGGATGACGGCCGTCGCACCCGCTTCGACGGCCGACAGCAGTCCGTCGGCGAAGGGGAAGAAGGCGTCTGAAGCGACGACAGAGCCGATCGTCATCGGCTCCTTCAGGCCCTCAGCCTCGGCCGCGTCCGCCGCCTTGCGCGCGGCGATGCGGGAGGAGTCCACCCGGCTCATCTGGCCGGCACCGATGCCGACGGTCGCGCCGTCGCGGACATAGACGATCGCGTTAGACTTGACGTGCTTGGCGACGCGGAAAGCGAACTTCAGATCGGCCAGTTCGCGGTCGGTCGGCGCGCGCTTCGTCACCACCTTGAGCTCGAGATCGTCCACCACGCCCGAGTCGCGCGACTGGACGAGCAGGCCGCCGGCGACCGATTTCACGGTCAGGCCCTTCGAGCGCGGATCGGGGAGCGAGCCGGCGATGAGCAGGCGCAGGTTCTTCTTGGCGGCGACGATGGCGATGGCCTCGTCCGTCGCGGCGGGCGCGATGATCACCTCGGTGAAGATCCTGACGATCTCTTCCGCCGCTTCCGCGTCGAGCGTGCGGTTGAGGGCGACGATGCCGCCGAAGGCCGAGACCGGATCGCAGGCCAGCGCCTTGAGATAGGCGTCCTTCAGCGTCGCGCCTTCGGACACGCCGCAGGGATTCGCATGCTTGATGATGGCGACGGCGGCGGTGCGGGCCGGATCGAACTCGGAGACGAGTTCGTAGGCCGCATCCGTATCGTTGATGTTGTTGTAGGAGAGCTGCTTGCCCTGAAGCTGACGCGCCGTGGCCACGCCCGGGCGCGGGTCGCCGTTGACGTAGAAGGCCGCGTCCTGATG
It encodes:
- a CDS encoding transcriptional regulator, with product MVLTRDFKVTLKARADADPAFRAALLSEAVEQLLSGDIDTGKAVLRSFLNATVGFEELAARSGIPAKSLMRMFGPKGNPTAASLFTVISSLQKATGVQLEVTADAA
- the purH gene encoding bifunctional phosphoribosylaminoimidazolecarboxamide formyltransferase/IMP cyclohydrolase, which codes for MAVVSKNIPAPDLVAVSRALISVSDKTGLIDFVRALTKHGVEIVSTGGTRKAIAEAGIAVTDVSDVTGFPEIMDGRVKTLHPLVHGGLLAVRGDQEHQKAMHDHGIRPFDLVVINLYPFEEVRRAGGDYAATVENIDIGGPAMVRASAKNHAYVGIVTDPTDYPLVLEALEENAGSLSYQFRQRLAAKAFARTAAYDAAISGWFAETLAIEHPVWRAFGGRLEQVMRYGENPHQDAAFYVNGDPRPGVATARQLQGKQLSYNNINDTDAAYELVSEFDPARTAAVAIIKHANPCGVSEGATLKDAYLKALACDPVSAFGGIVALNRTLDAEAAEEIVRIFTEVIIAPAATDEAIAIVAAKKNLRLLIAGSLPDPRSKGLTVKSVAGGLLVQSRDSGVVDDLELKVVTKRAPTDRELADLKFAFRVAKHVKSNAIVYVRDGATVGIGAGQMSRVDSSRIAARKAADAAEAEGLKEPMTIGSVVASDAFFPFADGLLSAVEAGATAVIQPGGSVNDHAVIDAADAAGIAMVFTGMRHFRH